From the Musa acuminata AAA Group cultivar baxijiao chromosome BXJ3-7, Cavendish_Baxijiao_AAA, whole genome shotgun sequence genome, one window contains:
- the LOC135643285 gene encoding uncharacterized protein LOC135643285 isoform X1, which yields MSKKKSSFSGSTTMTLKDFHGGSIPSQLPLPSAPSASASASARQSDRPGAWGTITAVASGRSDYHHHLLRPRPGSAGAASSSARGLDERPPALLPHSTPNGGHFDEDERKPFDASSAPRRSPAAPDNTLRTPPPTRSDTKRPISSQVVSSPATVPVPVSAFSPPSGNPGSASSAWGQRKEVGTEPPRPLPTQPKATMWSASRLAQASAVEKVSSGRWQPRPPEGEAIRSQESEGLDRRIGEANRVMDDVYRDRQTERPRSVSSLVAYAEVKETTLPGYHTDRESDQERARSPVYPEMEKNVVGFSSEGISRPASSDGRFGGSNLYQQGVMEVLERPKLTLLPRRKPLESPDIHARGFDSKQVYQTSVSLVQVKNVHEMHGSTNLLRPGPACAEEGSRAAERPRLNLRPRTQPIEQSDGNADRGRQTVFGGARPRELILKERGIDVASNDLEMTTPPNRARDDTPKNDSKIEPNATTQSRERSERLPLPAGQRTEKDLERRGYRPDSEKVDPHKGSWRNDNRKNSGGNEKPLEQPRSDTHTWRKPVEQPKPDIQALRSGKAASAMELAQAFSRSVSDAKLENDFTTLRSTPGQTQPPFSRLTNTRELYSGPAQRQINGY from the exons ATGTCGAAGAAGAAGTCTTCTTTCAGCGGATCGACAACGATGACGCTTAAGGACTTCCATGGCGGCTCCATCCCTTCCCAGCTCCCCCTCCCCTCCGCCCCCAGTGCCAGCGCCAGCGC CTCCGCCAGGCAGTCCGATCGACCCGGCGCCTGGGGTACCATCACCGCCGTTGCCTCCGGCAGGTCCGACTACCACCACCATCTTCTCCGTCCACGACCCGGATCCGCGGGCGCCGCCTCTTCATCCGCTCGAGGCCTCGACGAGAGGCCCCCCGCCCTCCTCCCCCATTCGACCCCCAACGGCGGGCACTTTGACGAGGACGAGCGCAAGCCCTTCGACGCCTCGTCTGCACCTCGCCGCTCCCCTGCCGCCCCTGACAACACTCTCCGCACCCCTCCGCCCACCAGATCTGACACTAAGCGACCCATCTCTAGCCAAGTGGTCTCGTCTCCTGCCACCGTTCCTGTCCCTGTCTCCGCGTTTTCTCCCCCCTCCGGCAACCCGGGCTCCGCTTCATCTGCTTGGGGCCAGAGGAAGGAGGTAGGAACTGAACCGCCACGTCCGTTGCCAACTCAACCCAAAGCCACGATGTGGTCCGCTTCAAGGCTTGCGCAGGCCAGCGCAGTTGAGAAGGTGTCATCGGGCAGGTGGCAACCGAGGCCTCCCGAAGGCGAGGCCATCAGATCACAGGAATCCGAAGGTTTGGATCGGAGGATTGGAGAGGCGAATCGGGTTATGGATGACGTCTATCGGGATCGTCAGACGGAGAGGCCGAGATCAGTCTCGTCGCTTGTGGCCTACGCAGAAGTCAAGGAGACGACTTTACCAGGATATCATACGGATAGGGAAAGCGATCAGGAGAGGGCAAGATCTCCAGTGTATCCTGAGATGGAGAAGAATGTAGTGGGCTTCTCTAGCGAAGGGATTTCTCGGCCAGCTTCCAGTGATGGGAGATTTGGTGGGTCAAACTTATATCAGCAAGGCGTGATGGAGGTATTGGAGCGTCCGAAACTTACCCTTCTTCCAAGGAGGAAACCGCTGGAATCTCCAGACATTCACGCTAGAGGTTTTGATAGCAAGCAG GTGTATCAGACATCTGTTAGCTTGGTGCAAGTTAAGAATGTCCATGAAATGCATGGAAGTACAAATCTGCTGCGACCAGGGCCTGCTTGTGCAGAAGAGGGGAGTCGAGCAGCTGAGCGTCCCAGATTGAACCTAAGGCCTCGTACTCAGCCTATTGAGCAGTCAGATGGGAATGCTGATAGGGGGAG GCAAACTGTGTTTGGCGGAGCTCGGCCACGAGAACTG atCTTGAAGGAGCGTGGAATAGATGTCGCATCTAATGATCTTGAGATGACCACACCACCCAACAG GGCTAGGGATGACACTCCAAAGAATGATTCAAAGATTGAACCCAATGCAACCACCCAGTCTAGAGAAAGATCTGAGAGGCTTCCGCTCCCTGCTGGACAAAGGACCGAGAAGGATCTTGAGAGGAGAGGCTATCGGCCAGATTCTGAGAAAGTAGATCCACATAAGGGTTCATGGAGAAATGATAACCGGAAGAATAGTGGAGGGAATGAGAAACCACTTGAACAACCTCGCTCGGACACTCACACCTGGCGCAAACCTGTTGAGCAACCGAAACCTGATATCCAGGCACTTCGATCTGGGAAAGCAGCCTCTGCAATGGAGCTTGCACAAGCATTTTCAAGGTCTGTGTCTGATGCCAAGCTGGAGAACGACTTTACTACCCTGAGGAGCACTCCTGGTCAGACTCAGCCTCCATTTTCACGCCTAACAAATACCAGGGAGCTGTACTCAGGGCCAGCTCAGAGGCAGATCAATggttactga
- the LOC135643285 gene encoding uncharacterized protein LOC135643285 isoform X2, with translation MSKKKSSFSGSTTMTLKDFHGGSIPSQLPLPSAPSASASASARQSDRPGAWGTITAVASGRSDYHHHLLRPRPGSAGAASSSARGLDERPPALLPHSTPNGGHFDEDERKPFDASSAPRRSPAAPDNTLRTPPPTRSDTKRPISSQVVSSPATVPVPVSAFSPPSGNPGSASSAWGQRKEVGTEPPRPLPTQPKATMWSASRLAQASAVEKVSSGRWQPRPPEGEAIRSQESEGLDRRIGEANRVMDDVYRDRQTERPRSVSSLVAYAEVKETTLPGYHTDRESDQERARSPVYPEMEKNVVGFSSEGISRPASSDGRFGGSNLYQQGVMEVLERPKLTLLPRRKPLESPDIHARGFDSKQVYQTSVSLVQVKNVHEMHGSTNLLRPGPACAEEGSRAAERPRLNLRPRTQPIEQSDGNADRGRQTVFGGARPRELILKERGIDVASNDLEMTTPPNRDDTPKNDSKIEPNATTQSRERSERLPLPAGQRTEKDLERRGYRPDSEKVDPHKGSWRNDNRKNSGGNEKPLEQPRSDTHTWRKPVEQPKPDIQALRSGKAASAMELAQAFSRSVSDAKLENDFTTLRSTPGQTQPPFSRLTNTRELYSGPAQRQINGY, from the exons ATGTCGAAGAAGAAGTCTTCTTTCAGCGGATCGACAACGATGACGCTTAAGGACTTCCATGGCGGCTCCATCCCTTCCCAGCTCCCCCTCCCCTCCGCCCCCAGTGCCAGCGCCAGCGC CTCCGCCAGGCAGTCCGATCGACCCGGCGCCTGGGGTACCATCACCGCCGTTGCCTCCGGCAGGTCCGACTACCACCACCATCTTCTCCGTCCACGACCCGGATCCGCGGGCGCCGCCTCTTCATCCGCTCGAGGCCTCGACGAGAGGCCCCCCGCCCTCCTCCCCCATTCGACCCCCAACGGCGGGCACTTTGACGAGGACGAGCGCAAGCCCTTCGACGCCTCGTCTGCACCTCGCCGCTCCCCTGCCGCCCCTGACAACACTCTCCGCACCCCTCCGCCCACCAGATCTGACACTAAGCGACCCATCTCTAGCCAAGTGGTCTCGTCTCCTGCCACCGTTCCTGTCCCTGTCTCCGCGTTTTCTCCCCCCTCCGGCAACCCGGGCTCCGCTTCATCTGCTTGGGGCCAGAGGAAGGAGGTAGGAACTGAACCGCCACGTCCGTTGCCAACTCAACCCAAAGCCACGATGTGGTCCGCTTCAAGGCTTGCGCAGGCCAGCGCAGTTGAGAAGGTGTCATCGGGCAGGTGGCAACCGAGGCCTCCCGAAGGCGAGGCCATCAGATCACAGGAATCCGAAGGTTTGGATCGGAGGATTGGAGAGGCGAATCGGGTTATGGATGACGTCTATCGGGATCGTCAGACGGAGAGGCCGAGATCAGTCTCGTCGCTTGTGGCCTACGCAGAAGTCAAGGAGACGACTTTACCAGGATATCATACGGATAGGGAAAGCGATCAGGAGAGGGCAAGATCTCCAGTGTATCCTGAGATGGAGAAGAATGTAGTGGGCTTCTCTAGCGAAGGGATTTCTCGGCCAGCTTCCAGTGATGGGAGATTTGGTGGGTCAAACTTATATCAGCAAGGCGTGATGGAGGTATTGGAGCGTCCGAAACTTACCCTTCTTCCAAGGAGGAAACCGCTGGAATCTCCAGACATTCACGCTAGAGGTTTTGATAGCAAGCAG GTGTATCAGACATCTGTTAGCTTGGTGCAAGTTAAGAATGTCCATGAAATGCATGGAAGTACAAATCTGCTGCGACCAGGGCCTGCTTGTGCAGAAGAGGGGAGTCGAGCAGCTGAGCGTCCCAGATTGAACCTAAGGCCTCGTACTCAGCCTATTGAGCAGTCAGATGGGAATGCTGATAGGGGGAG GCAAACTGTGTTTGGCGGAGCTCGGCCACGAGAACTG atCTTGAAGGAGCGTGGAATAGATGTCGCATCTAATGATCTTGAGATGACCACACCACCCAACAG GGATGACACTCCAAAGAATGATTCAAAGATTGAACCCAATGCAACCACCCAGTCTAGAGAAAGATCTGAGAGGCTTCCGCTCCCTGCTGGACAAAGGACCGAGAAGGATCTTGAGAGGAGAGGCTATCGGCCAGATTCTGAGAAAGTAGATCCACATAAGGGTTCATGGAGAAATGATAACCGGAAGAATAGTGGAGGGAATGAGAAACCACTTGAACAACCTCGCTCGGACACTCACACCTGGCGCAAACCTGTTGAGCAACCGAAACCTGATATCCAGGCACTTCGATCTGGGAAAGCAGCCTCTGCAATGGAGCTTGCACAAGCATTTTCAAGGTCTGTGTCTGATGCCAAGCTGGAGAACGACTTTACTACCCTGAGGAGCACTCCTGGTCAGACTCAGCCTCCATTTTCACGCCTAACAAATACCAGGGAGCTGTACTCAGGGCCAGCTCAGAGGCAGATCAATggttactga
- the LOC103991175 gene encoding peroxidase 1-like, producing the protein MELVVEILTGRFFHVEVEDDATVGSLKKAIASKEMFQEQRLVLMLSNGRLLRDDQCALAECGVVDGSIIYLFFTSVGNPNWLTFFEDFVTFFGCAASVLLYSANGNETEKDADPNKTPRGFGLIDRVKEDKACRWTVLALVARDVVVLSKGPSWAVPTGRRDGTVSIRNESASQLPPPFPGISMLIDMFKAEGLILQDLVVLSALILPTTQRGSSFLKMDPGSFTTFDTG; encoded by the exons atggagttgGTTGTGGAGATCCTGACAGGGAGGTTCTTCCATGTTGAGGTGGAGGACGACGCAACCGTGGGGAGTCTGAAGAAAGCCATCGCGAGCAAGGAGATGTTTCAGGAGCAGAGGCTGGTGCTGATGCTGAGCAATGGCCGGCTGCTGCGGGATGATCAGTGCGCCCTTGCCGAGTGTGGCGTCGTTGATGGCTCCATCATCTACCTCTTCTTTACGTCGGTTGGGAACCCTAACTGGCTCACCTTCTTCGAGGACTTCGTGACCTTCTTT GGATGCGCCGCTTCAGTTCTATTATATTCTGCCAACGGAAATGAAACTGAGAAGGATGCAGATCCAAATAAAACTCCCAGAGGGTTTGGCTTGATCGATAGGGTGAAGGAGGATAAGGCCTGCCGGTGGACCGTCCTGGCTCTGGTTGCCAGGGACGTCGTAGTTCTG AGCAAAGGCCCTTCATGGGCTGTACCGACTGGCCGAAGAGATGGCACTGTATCAATCAGAAACGAGAGTGCCTCGCAACTTCCACCACCATTTCCCGGAATTTCTATGTTGATCGACATGTTTAAAGCCGAGGGATTAATCCTGCAGGACCTTGTAGTTCTATCAG CTCTGATCCTGCCAACGACGCAGCGAGGTTCGTCGTTCCTGAAGATGGATCCCGGGAGCTTCACTACGTTCGACACAGGCTAA
- the LOC135643061 gene encoding thiamine thiazole synthase, chloroplastic-like: MAASVATSSLLSNPKSLISDNHHRSSFSGFRLPATALRSLPGRGRPSLSVTAASAAPRYDLDSFRFEPIKESVVSREMTRRYMTDMITYADTDVVVIGAGSAGLSCAYEISKDPSVRVAIVEQSVSPGGGAWLGGQLFSAMVVRKPAHLFLDELGVAYDEADSYVVIHHAALFTSTIMSRLLARPNVKLFNAVAAEDLIVKEGRVAGVVTNWALVSMNHDTQSCMDPNVMEARVVVSSCGHDGPFGATGVKRLKGIGMIDSVPGMKALDMNAAEDAIVRLTREVVPGMIVTGMEVAEIDGAPRMGPTFGAMMISGQKAAHLALKALGRPNAIDGTIGAEAVQPELVLASSDAGEIVDA, from the exons ATGGCAGCCTCCGTGgccacctcctccctcctctccaaCCCCAAGTCCCTCATCTCCGACAACCACCACCGCTCGTCCTTCAGCGGCTTCCGCCTCCCGGCCACCGCCCTCCGCTCCCTCCCCGGCCGCGGCAGACCTTCCTTGTCCGtcaccgccgcctccgccgcccccAGGTACGACCTCGATTCCTTCCGCTTCGAGCCCATCAAGGAGTCGGTCGTTTCCCGCGAGATGACCCGCCGCTACATGACCGACATGATCACCTACGCCGACACTGACGTGGTGGTCATCGGCGCCGGCTCCGCCGGGCTGTCCTGCGCGTATGAGATATCCAAGGATCCGTCGGTGCGCGTGGCCATCGTGGAGCAGTCCGTCTCCCCCGGCGGCGGTGCGTGGCTCGGCGGCCAGCTCTTCTCGGCCATGGTCGTCCGCAAGCCCGCCCACCTCTTCCTGGACGAGCTCGGCGTGGCTTATGACGAAGCCGACAGCTACGTCGTGATCCACCACGCCGCGCTCTTCACCTCCACCATCATGAGCCGCCTCCTCGCCCGCCCCAATGTCAAGCTCTTCAACGCAGTCGCCGCCGAGGACCTCATCGTCAAGGAAGGCCGCGTTGCCGGCGTGGTGACCAACTGGGCGCTGGTGTCAATGAACCACGACACACAGTCCTGCATGGACCCCAACGTGATGGAGGCCAGGGTGGTGGTCAGCTCCTGCGGCCACGACGGGCCGTTCGGCGCCACCGGAGTGAAGCGGCTCAAGGGCATCGGGATGATCGATTCCGTGCCGGGGATGAAAGCCCTCGACATGAACGCGGCGGAGGACGCGATCGTCCGCCTCACCAGGGAGGTCGTGCCCGGGATGATCGTTACCGGCATGGAGGTCGCCGAGATTGACGGTGCTCCAagaatg GGGCCGACCTTCGGGGCGATGATGATCTCAGGGCAGAAGGCGGCACACCTGGCGCTCAAGGCATTGGGGCGGCCCAACGCTATCGACGGCACCATCGGAGCGGAGGCGGTGCAGCCGGAGCTGGTACTGGCCTCGTCGGACGCCGGGGAGATCGTCGACGCCTAA
- the LOC135643062 gene encoding protein translation factor SUI1 homolog, protein MSDLEAQIPSAFDPFADANADDSGAGTKDYVHIRIQQRNGRKSLTTVQGLKKEFSYNKILKDLKKEFCCNGTVVQDPELGQVIQLQGDQRKNASNFLVQAGIVKKEHIKIHGF, encoded by the exons ATGTCTGATCTAGAAGCACAGATCCCATCTGCTTTTG ATCCTTTTGCTGATGCAAATGCTGATGACTCTGGTGCCGGCACAAAGGATTATGTGCATATCCGCATACAGCAGCGGAATGGCAGGAAGAGTCTGACCACAGTGCAAGGACTCAAGAAAGAGTTTAGCTATAACAAGATCTTGAAGGATCTGAAAAAGGAATTCTGCTGTAATGGTACTGTGGTTCAGGACCCAGAGCTGGGCCAG GTCATTCAACTTCAAGGTGATCAACGAAAGAATGCTTCAAATTTCTTAGTTCAG GCTGGAATTGTGAAGAAGGAGCACATTAAAATTCATGGTTTCTAA
- the LOC135642227 gene encoding rab GTPase-activating protein 22-like isoform X2 — MMMWKDSGVPADSFYEARSESAEGPKSKFKIKAGKTLSARRWHAAFSPDGHLDIASVLSRIQRGGVHPSIRGEVWEFLLGCFDPKSTFEEREQQREHRRVQYARWKDLCQALDSHVGSGRIITAPVITEDGQPIQDPLVLLEANPDQSKGQANGGSEAEPYLDKQVIEWKLTLHQIGLDVLRTDRTLVFYEKKENLSKLWDILAVYAWIDKDVGYCQGMSDLCSPLIILLEDEADAFWCFERLMRKLRGNFRCTERSVGVENQLQSLASITQVLDPKLHQHLETLGGGDYLFAVRMFMVLFRRELSFGDSLYLWEMMWALEYYPDMFAMYEEPELLTEKNDVSKGKVKSIRQFGKFERENLKNGTKTSEAPLPITVFLVASVLKEKSARLIQEARGLDDVVKAKK, encoded by the exons ATGATGATGTGGAAAGATAGCGGCGTTCCGGCGGATTCTTTCTACGAGGCTCGGTCCGAGTCCGCCGAGGGACCCAAGAGCAAGTTCAAGATTAAG GCTGGAAAGACTCTGAGCGCACGAAGATGGCATGCTGCATTTAGTCCGGATGGTCACTTGGACATTGCTTCAGTTCTCAGTCGGATACAGCGAGGG GGTGTTCATCCTTCAATACGTGGAGAGGTCTGGGAGTTTTTACTTGGGTGCTTTGATCCTAAAAGCACCTTTGAGGAGCGAGAGCAGCAGAGAGAACATCGGAG GGTGCAATATGCAAGATGGAAGGATTTGTGTCAGGCGTTGGATTCTCATGTTGGCAGTGGAAGAATCATTACAGCTCCAGTAATAACCGAGGATGGTCAACCTATTCAAGACCCTTTAGTCCTCCTGGAAGCCAATCCGGATCAATCCAAAGGACAAGCTAATGGTGGTTCTGAAGCAGAGCCTTACCTGGATAAGCAAGTGATCGAATGGAAGCTCACACTACACCAAATTG GTCTTGATGTGCTTCGGACAGACAGAACTCTGGTCTTCtatgagaagaaagaaaatctttCAAAGCTCTGGGATATCCTAGCTGTTTATGCCTGGATTGACAAAGACGTTGGCTATTGTCAAG GAATGAGTGATCTTTGCTCCCCACTGATAATTCTTCTTGAAGATGAAGCAGATGCATTTTGGTGCTTTGAACGTTTGATGCGCAAACTG CGAGGAAATTTCAGATGCACTGAGAGATCTGTTGGTGTGGAGAATCAACTACAAAGTCTAGCATCAATAACACAAGTTCTGGACCCAAAGCTTCATCAACACCTAG AAACACTTGGTGGAGGTGATTACCTCTTTGCGGTTCGCATGTTTATGGTATTGTTCCGCCGAGAATTATCCTTTGGAGATTCTTTGTATCTTTGGGAG ATGATGTGGGCTCTAGAATATTACCCTGATATGTTCGCCATGTATGAAGAGCCAGAGCTTCTCACTGAAAAGAATGATGTGTCTAAAGGGAAAGTTAAGTCAATACGCCAATTTGGGAAATTTGAAAGGGAGAATCTCAAGAACGGAACTAAAACTTCTGAAGCCCCTTTGCCAATCACAGTTTTTCTTGTTGCCAGTGTTCTCAAAGAAAAAAGTGCAAGGCTAATTCAGGAAGCACGTGGTTTGGATGATGTCGTTAAG GCCAAGAAATAA
- the LOC135642227 gene encoding rab GTPase-activating protein 22-like isoform X1 has protein sequence MMMWKDSGVPADSFYEARSESAEGPKSKFKIKAGKTLSARRWHAAFSPDGHLDIASVLSRIQRGGVHPSIRGEVWEFLLGCFDPKSTFEEREQQREHRRVQYARWKDLCQALDSHVGSGRIITAPVITEDGQPIQDPLVLLEANPDQSKGQANGGSEAEPYLDKQVIEWKLTLHQIGLDVLRTDRTLVFYEKKENLSKLWDILAVYAWIDKDVGYCQGMSDLCSPLIILLEDEADAFWCFERLMRKLRGNFRCTERSVGVENQLQSLASITQVLDPKLHQHLETLGGGDYLFAVRMFMVLFRRELSFGDSLYLWEMMWALEYYPDMFAMYEEPELLTEKNDVSKGKVKSIRQFGKFERENLKNGTKTSEAPLPITVFLVASVLKEKSARLIQEARGLDDVVKILNETNGDLDAKKTCSHAIRLHKKYLKMAKK, from the exons ATGATGATGTGGAAAGATAGCGGCGTTCCGGCGGATTCTTTCTACGAGGCTCGGTCCGAGTCCGCCGAGGGACCCAAGAGCAAGTTCAAGATTAAG GCTGGAAAGACTCTGAGCGCACGAAGATGGCATGCTGCATTTAGTCCGGATGGTCACTTGGACATTGCTTCAGTTCTCAGTCGGATACAGCGAGGG GGTGTTCATCCTTCAATACGTGGAGAGGTCTGGGAGTTTTTACTTGGGTGCTTTGATCCTAAAAGCACCTTTGAGGAGCGAGAGCAGCAGAGAGAACATCGGAG GGTGCAATATGCAAGATGGAAGGATTTGTGTCAGGCGTTGGATTCTCATGTTGGCAGTGGAAGAATCATTACAGCTCCAGTAATAACCGAGGATGGTCAACCTATTCAAGACCCTTTAGTCCTCCTGGAAGCCAATCCGGATCAATCCAAAGGACAAGCTAATGGTGGTTCTGAAGCAGAGCCTTACCTGGATAAGCAAGTGATCGAATGGAAGCTCACACTACACCAAATTG GTCTTGATGTGCTTCGGACAGACAGAACTCTGGTCTTCtatgagaagaaagaaaatctttCAAAGCTCTGGGATATCCTAGCTGTTTATGCCTGGATTGACAAAGACGTTGGCTATTGTCAAG GAATGAGTGATCTTTGCTCCCCACTGATAATTCTTCTTGAAGATGAAGCAGATGCATTTTGGTGCTTTGAACGTTTGATGCGCAAACTG CGAGGAAATTTCAGATGCACTGAGAGATCTGTTGGTGTGGAGAATCAACTACAAAGTCTAGCATCAATAACACAAGTTCTGGACCCAAAGCTTCATCAACACCTAG AAACACTTGGTGGAGGTGATTACCTCTTTGCGGTTCGCATGTTTATGGTATTGTTCCGCCGAGAATTATCCTTTGGAGATTCTTTGTATCTTTGGGAG ATGATGTGGGCTCTAGAATATTACCCTGATATGTTCGCCATGTATGAAGAGCCAGAGCTTCTCACTGAAAAGAATGATGTGTCTAAAGGGAAAGTTAAGTCAATACGCCAATTTGGGAAATTTGAAAGGGAGAATCTCAAGAACGGAACTAAAACTTCTGAAGCCCCTTTGCCAATCACAGTTTTTCTTGTTGCCAGTGTTCTCAAAGAAAAAAGTGCAAGGCTAATTCAGGAAGCACGTGGTTTGGATGATGTCGTTAAG ATTTTAAACGAGACAAATGGAGATTTAGATGCAAAAAAAACGTGCAGTCATGCAATTAGGCTTCACAAGAAATATTTGAAAATG GCCAAGAAATAA